A genomic stretch from Methanobrevibacter sp. includes:
- the hmgA gene encoding hydroxymethylglutaryl-CoA reductase (NADPH) codes for MDKEEIIEKLLAGEMKLYQIDNFTEDATEALDIRREFIERHSNCELTKIADYTLDMELAFAKNIENPIGTVQIPIGVAGPLRVNGEHAKDDFFVPLATSEGALLASVNRGCSAITAAGGANARVIGDKMTRAPAIKTDSVVEAVKVKQWFEDKFDELKEIAESTTRHGKLVKIDPIIIVGNYVYPRFVYSTGDSMGMNMVTIATEKVLAKLYDDLGVHALALSGNLCVDKKPAAINIVEGRGKTVVADVLIPEAIVRAKLKTTAKAIEEVNVAKNLIGSAAAGSMAFNAHFANMIGAIFLATGQDEAHVVEGSLGITTAEDRDGDLYFSVNMPDLPIATIGGGTRLETANEGLKIIDCAGTGKVNKFAEIVISTVMAGELSLIAAISAGHLAKAHQELGR; via the coding sequence ATGGATAAAGAGGAGATCATTGAAAAGTTATTGGCTGGTGAAATGAAGCTTTATCAAATAGATAATTTTACTGAAGATGCTACAGAGGCTTTGGATATCAGAAGGGAATTCATAGAAAGACATTCCAATTGCGAGCTTACTAAGATAGCCGATTATACATTGGATATGGAGCTTGCCTTTGCAAAGAATATTGAAAACCCGATAGGGACCGTACAGATACCTATTGGTGTGGCAGGCCCTTTAAGAGTCAATGGGGAACATGCAAAGGATGATTTCTTTGTGCCTCTTGCCACTTCTGAAGGCGCATTGTTGGCATCAGTCAATAGGGGCTGTTCTGCCATTACCGCAGCTGGAGGAGCCAATGCAAGGGTAATTGGAGATAAGATGACAAGGGCCCCAGCCATCAAGACCGATTCAGTTGTTGAAGCCGTAAAGGTAAAGCAATGGTTTGAAGACAAGTTTGATGAGCTTAAGGAAATTGCAGAATCAACAACCCGTCATGGAAAATTGGTCAAGATAGACCCTATTATCATTGTAGGAAATTATGTTTATCCTCGTTTCGTATACTCAACAGGAGACAGCATGGGAATGAATATGGTGACAATTGCAACTGAAAAGGTATTGGCCAAATTATATGATGATTTGGGAGTCCATGCATTGGCATTGAGCGGAAACTTATGTGTGGATAAGAAGCCTGCAGCCATCAATATAGTCGAGGGAAGAGGTAAGACAGTAGTTGCAGATGTTCTGATTCCTGAAGCCATTGTAAGGGCTAAGCTCAAGACAACTGCAAAGGCAATTGAAGAGGTTAACGTTGCAAAGAACCTGATCGGTTCCGCTGCAGCGGGAAGCATGGCTTTCAATGCCCATTTTGCAAACATGATTGGAGCAATATTCCTGGCAACAGGTCAGGATGAGGCACATGTGGTTGAAGGTTCCCTTGGTATCACAACAGCTGAGGATAGGGATGGGGACCTTTACTTCTCTGTAAACATGCCAGATCTACCAATTGCTACAATCGGTGGAGGCACAAGGCTTGAGACTGCAAATGAAGGATTGAAGATCATTGACTGTGCAGGTACAGGAAAGGTAAACAAGTTTGCTGAAATAGTCATTTCAACTGTTATGGCTGGAGAACTGTCCTTGATTGCTGCAATCTCTGCAGGGCACTTGGCAAAGGCTCATCAGGAATTGGGAAGATGA